CCCGGAAGGGGCGGGTGCCTCCGTCGGACACGGCGTGCACCCCGAGTTCGCCCTTGGGCGACTCGACGGCCGAGTACGCCTGTCCCGGCGGGACGCGGAATCCCTCGGTGACCAGCTTGAAGTGGTGGATCAGGGCCTCCATGGAGGTGCCCATGATCTTCTTGATGTGGTCCAGGGAGTTGCCGAGTCCGTCCGGTCCCAGGGCGAGCTGGGCGGGCCAGGCGATCTTCTTGTCGCCGACCATGACCGGGCCGGGCTGCAGCCGGTCCAGGCACTGCTCGACGATCCGCAGGGACTGGCGCATCTCTTCGAGGCGGATCAGGAAGCGGCCGTAGGAGTCGCAGGTGTCGGCGGTCGGGACGTCGAAGTCGTACGTCTCGTAGCCGCAGTACGGCTGGGCCTTGCGCAGGTCGTGCGGGAGGCCGGCGGAGCGGAGGATCGGGCCGGTGGCGCCGAGGGCCATGCAGCCGGACAGGTCCAGATAGCCGACGTCCTGCATACGGGCCTTGAAGATGGGGTTCCCGGTGGCGAGCTTGTCGTACTCGGGAAGGTTCTTCTGCATCTTCTTCACGAACTCGCGGATCTGGTCCACCGCGCCGGGCGGCAGGTCCTGGGCGAGTCCGCCGGGCCGGATGTACGCGTGGTTCATGCGCAGCCCGGTGATCAGCTCGTAGATGTCGAGAATCAGTTCACGATCACGGAAGCCGTAGATCATGATCGTGGTCGCGCCCAGTTCCATGCCGCCGGTGGCGATGCACACCAGGTGGGAGGAGAGCCGGTTCAGCTCCATCAGGAGCACCCGGATGATCGTGGCGCGGTCCGGGATCTCGTCCTCGATGCCGAGGAGCTTCTCCACGGCGAGGCAGTACGCCGTCTCGTTGAAGAACGGCGTCAGGTAGTCCATGCGCGTCACGAACGTGGTGCCCTGGGTCCACGTCCGGTATTCGAGGTTCTTCTCGATGCCGGTGTGGAGGTAGCCGATGCCGCAGCGGGCCTCGGTGACGGTCTCGCCGTCGATCTCCAGGATCAGCCGGAGCACACCGTGGGTGGACGGGTGCTGGGGGCCCATGTTGACGATGATGCGCTCGTCGTCGGACCGGGCCGCGGTCTCGGCGACCTCGTCCCAGTCGCCGCCGGTGACCGTGTAGACGGTGCCCTCGGTGGTCTCGCGCGCCGAGGCGGCGGACTCCGCCGATGCGTGCTGCGTGCTCATGAGTACGACCTCCGCTGGTCCGGAGCCGGGATCTGGGCGCCCTTGTACTCGACGGGGATGCCGCCGAGGGGATAGTCCTTGCGCTGCGGGAAGCCCTGCCAGTCGTCCGGCATCATGATCCGCGTCAGCGCGGGGTGGCCGTCGAAGACGATGCCGAAGAAGTCGTACGTCTCGCGCTCGTGCCAGTCGTTGGTCGGGTAGACGGGGACGAGCGACGGGATGTGCGGGTCGGCGTCGGGGGCCGAGACCTCCAGGCGGATCAGCCGGTTGTGGGTGATCGAGCGCAGGTGGTAGACGGCGTGCAGCTCGCGGCCCTTGTCGCCGGGGTAGTGGACGCCGGAGACGCCGGTGCACAGCTCGAAGCGGAGGGCCGGGTCGTCGCGGAGGGTCCGGGCGACGGTCGGCAGGTGTTCGCGCTCGATGTGGAAGGTGAGCTCGCCGCGGTCGACGACGGTCCTGTCGATGACGTTCTCGGGGACGAGGCCCTGTTCCTCCAGGGCACCCTCCAGTTCGTCGGCGACCTCGTCGAACCAGCCGCCGTAGGGGCGGACGGCCTCTCCGGGAAGCCGGATGGAGCGGACCAGACCGCCGTAGCCGGAGGTGTCGCCGCCGTTGTTCGCGCCGAACATGCCGCGCTGGACGCGGATCTCCTCGCCGCCGTCGCCGCGCTGGCCGGGGAGGTTGGAGGCCGCGAGGTCCTTCTCGGGGTTCACCCCGTTCGAGTCGTTCTTGCCGTTCTTGCCGTTCGCGTCGCTCATCGCAGCAGCCCCTTCATCTCGATGGTGGGGAGTGCCTTGAGCGCGGCTTCCTCGGCCTCGCGGGCCGCTTCCTCCGCGTTCACGCCGAGCTTGGACGTCTGGATCTTCTGGTGGAGCTTGAGGATCGCGTCCATCAGCATCTCGGGCCGTGGCGGGCAGCCCGGGAGGTAGATGTCGACCGGGACGATGTGGTCGACGCCCTGGACGATCGCGTAGTTGTTGAACATGCCGCCGGACGACGCGCAGACCCCCATGGAGATCACCCACTTGGGATTCGGCATCTGGTCGTAGACCTGCCGCAGCACCGGCGCCATCTTCTGGCTGACCCGGCCGGCCACGATCATCAGGTCCGCCTGACGCGGCGAGCCGCGGAACACCTCCATGCCGAAGCGCGCCAGGTCGTAGCGGCCCGCGCCGGTGGTCATCATCTCGATGGCACAACAGGCGAGGCCGAAGGTGGCGGGGAAGACGGATGCCTTGCGTACCCAGCCCGCGGCCTGCTCGACGGTGGTCAGCAGGAAACCGCTCGGCAGTTTTTCTTCGAGTCCCATGGCTTAAAGGCCCCTCAGTCCCATTCCAGGCCGCCGCGGCGCCAGACGTACGCGTAGGCGACGAAGACGGTGAGCACGAAGAGCAGCATCTCCACGAGCCCGAAAACACCCAGGGCGTCGAAGGTGACGGCCCACGGGTAGAGGAAGACGATCTCGATGTCGAAGACGATGAAGAGCATCGCCGTCAGGTAGTACTTGATGGGGAATCGCCCGCCGCCGGCCGGCGTGGGGGTGGGCTCGATCCCGCACTCGTAGGCCTCGAGCTTGGCCCGGTTGTAGCGCTTCGGGCCGATCAGCGTGGCCATGATCACGGAGAAGATCGCAAAGCCTGCCCCGAGGGCTCCCAGTACGAGGATGGGCGCATAGGCGTTCACCGCTCCTCGCTCCTCTCAGTCGGCACTGACTGCTGGCGGATTGGCGTGGACCCTGCTCTCCCGCCCCACCGGTCACACGAACCCCGTCTGCCTCGACGAAGATCGCGAACATGTGAAGCAGGTCACAAGCCCAACTGCCCCGCATCCTATGCCTGCCGGTCTGTGATCTGCGACACGGGTGCGGCACCGAGTTTGTGATCTCCACCACCTGACGAAGGATCATGAAGTCGGATGAGCGTCGATCTTCATACACGAAGCGCCAGACTGATCACCAGAAGTGACATTTTCACTCGTTACCGCTGGTCACGCAGGGCGTCTCCATATCAAGAGAGTTCCTCTGCATGCAAATTGGTGTTGGACGAGACCGCTTGGTAGAGCGCCGCGTTCACACCTCGCGAGGAGGTTCGATGGCCGATGTGGACGCGTGCACGCGTTCACGAGCGTCGAGAGGCGTTCCTCCGCGCGGGACGCCGCGGGAGCGGGTGACCGTTCCGTGACCTGCGCCACATCGGACCGAGATCAAATCCACCGACCTTGGCCACTCGCTGCGATCGATGGTAAGCGCAGGGCAATTCGGGCGTAATCACGAAAGCGCATGATCAAAGGCCTGTTCGACCGTGTCCGCTATGCCCGTTACGGCGTCAATAAAGAGTGACGCTCGGGGAATTTACGGCTTCCGTTGAACAACTGTGGCGCAGCACACGTTTCTTGAAGGTATGGAGGAGTCGCTGGTACCGCTTGTACCCATGTCCCACACCGCTCACATACGCAGCCACCGGAAACCCCGCCGCAACGCGTCCTCGATCGCGATGCGCGCCGGAGTCGCCGGTGGCGTTCTCAGCACCGTGGCAGTGGCCGGCGCGTCCACGTCTGCCTTCGCGGCGGAGCCGGTGACGCAGACGCTCGAACTGCCCACCCTCACGGCCGACCTGGCCACGCAGGCCGCGCAGTCCGCGGACGCCACGCAGGCGATGGCGGCCGACTACCAGCTGCAGGCCGAGCGTGACGCGGCCGCCGAAGAGGCGGCGAAGCAGGCCGACAAGGACCTCGCCAAGGCGAAGAAGGAAGAGGCCCGGAAGAAGGCCGCCGAGGAGGCCGAGCGCAAGGCCGCCGCCGAGCGCGCCTCGCGTGACACCGAGCGGACCACCCTCACAACCAACTCGTCGACGACGACCACGACGGCGCCCGCCACGGGCAGCGTCGGCACGGTCATCGGCTTCCTGAAGGCGCAGCTCGGCGACGCCTACGTCCTCGGCGCCGCGGGCCCCAACGCGTGGGACTGCTCCTCGCTCGTGCAGGCCGCGTTCAAGCAGGTCGGCGTGGACCTCCCCCGGGTCTCGCAGGACCAGTCGATGCAGGGCACCGAGGTCTCGCTGTCGAACCTCCAGGTCGGCGACATCCTGTACTGGGGCGCCAAGGGTTCGGCGTACCACGTGGGTGTCTACGTCGGGAACGGCCAGTACCTCGACGCGGCGAACCCCTCCAAGGGCGTCGTGATCCAGGATCTCTCCGGCTACCCGGCAACGGGCGCGGTGCGCGTGCTCTGACCCACGCGGTCGCCCAGGGCGTTTTCGAAGGGCCGCTCTCCCCTGAGGGGACAGCGGCCCTCGGGCTGCCCACAGAAAGGCCACAGGCACCCCACAGGGCGCCTGTCGTCCCACTCCCAAGGTGTTACGCGATCCCGGACGACAGCGGGCCCCTCAGGGGCGTACAGCGGTTCCGGCCGCGAAGGCCGTGGCGGCCTCGGCGCGCGCACGGGGCACCCACCGGCCGGGGAGAGCCCACGGCCGGCCACGCGCACCTCGCACAGATCGCCCACATCACGCAGATCGCCCACATCGGCGCGGGTCAGGCGCCGGTCACGCCTTCGGGGCCACCTTGCTCAGTCCGTTGATGATGCGGTCCATCGCGTCGCCACCCGTGGGGTCGGTGAGGTTGGCCAGCATCTTCAGGGTGAACTTCATCAGGAGCGGGTGGGTCAGGCCCCGCTGCGTGGCGAGCTTCATGATCTTCGGGTTGCCGATGAGCTTCACGAAGGCGCGGCCCATCGTGTAGTAGCCGCCGAAGGTGTCCTTGAGGACCTGCGGATAACGCTGGAGGGCGAGTTCACGCTGCCCGGGCGTGGCGCGGGCGTGGGCCTGGACGATGACGTCGGCGGCGATCTGGCCGGATTCCATCGCGTAGGCGATGCCCTCGCCGTTGAAGGGGTTCACCATGCCGCCGGCGTCGCCGACCAGCAGCAGGCCCTTGGTGTAGTGCGGTTGGCGGTTGAAGGCCATCGGGAGGGCGGCACCGCGGATGGGGCCGGTCATGTTCTCGGGGGTGTACCCCCACTCCTCCGGCATGGACGCGCACCAGGCCTTCAGGACGTCGCGCCAGTCCAGTTCCTTGAAGGCGGCGGAGGTGTTGAGGACGCCCAGCCCGACGTTGGACGTACCGTCGCCCATGCCGAAGATCCAGCCGTAGCCGGGGAGGAGACGGTCCTCGCCCGGTCCGCGCTTGTCCCACAGTTCCAGCCACGACTCCAGGTAGTCGTCGTCGTGGCGCGGAGAGGTGAAGTACGTACGGACCGCGACGCCCATCGGGCGGTCCTCGCGGCGGTGCAGGCCCATCGCGAGGGAGAGCCGGGTGGAGTTGCCGTCGGCCGCCACCACCAACGGGGCGTGGAAGGTGACTTCACGCTTCTCGTCCCCGAGCTTGGCGTGCACCCCGGTGATCCGGCCCGTGCGGTCGTCGATGATCGGCGCACCCACGTTGCAGCGCTCGTACAGCCGGGCGCCCGCCTTCTGGGCCTGGCGGGCGAGCTGCTCGTCGAAGTCGTCGCGCTTGCGGACGAGTCCGTAGTTCGGATAGGCGGCGAGATCCGGCCAGTCGAGCTGGAGGCGGACGCCGCCGCCGATGATCCGGAGCCCCTTGTTGCGGAGCCAGCCGGCCTCCTCGGAGATGTCGATACCCATCGCCACGAGCTGCTTGGTGGCGCGCGGGGTGAGGCCGTCGCCGCAGACCTTCTCCCTGGGGAAGCTGGTCTTCTCCAGGAGCAGCACGTCGAGTCCGGCCTTCGCCAGGTAGTACGCGGTGGTGGAACCGGCTGGCCCGGCCCCGACGACGATCACATCGGCGGTGTGTTCGGTAAGGGGCTGGGGCTCGGTCACGACGGGTTCTCCCCAAGAAGTAGAAGGATCGGAGCAAAGCCTGCTGGACGTCCGGGGAACCGGACGGCCAGAAAACATGTGCCGACAGGCGTCGGACATGGGCAGTCTATTCAGCGGTACCGATCAACGGCTGAAGGGCTGCCCCTGTGAACCGAGCTCTGCCCGACGTACGGCTGCGTGTCCCCACCGACGAGGACGCCTTCGCCTGGCACCGGATCTTCGACGATCCCGACGTCATGGAGTTCCACGGCGGCCGGTCCGCCGAGCTGTCCGTCTACGAGGAGCTCACCGCGCGCCAGCGCCGTCACGACGCCGAGCACGGGTTCTGCCTGTGGACCCTGCTCGACGAGGAGGGCCGGGCCATCGGCTTCACCGGTGCCCAGCCGTGGCCCCGCGAGTGGGGCCCGACCGGCGAGATCGAGATCGGCTGGCGGCTCGCCCGCGACCACTGGGGCAAGGGATACGTGACCGCCGCCGCGACACAGACCCTGGAACGGGTGCGGGCGGCCGGCGTCGGCAGAGTCGTCGCCATGGTCGACGCCCGCAACGAGCGGTCCATCGCCGTCACGCGGCGGCTGGGGATGGAGTTGGCGGAGACGTTCACGACGCCCGTCTCGCAACAGGTGGGGCACTGCTACCGACTGACGCTCTGACGCTCCGGCTGTTCGGGATTTCGGCAACTCGTCACCCAGCGTAGCGATTTGGCGCGGATTGCCACGCAGTGCTTCCGGGCGGGGGCGCTCGGCGGTTACCCTGCCGGTACCGCTGGGGGTGAACATCTGTGCGCATAACACCCAAGTCATCCGAAGTGCGTGTGCCACGGTTCGTCGGTCTGATGGCCGTGGACGCGCGCGAGGCGGCCGAGGCGGGCGGGGTGCTCCTCGTCGCGCCCGACCGGCCCGACTTCGCCCGCACCGTCGTGGACTACGTCGTACGGCAGTACCCGCCGCCGGGGGTGGAGGTGCCGCGCGGGGCCGCCGTGACCGTGTGGTTCGAGTTGGGGGACGACGGCGGGGGCGTGCGTGAGCCACGGCGCGGCGGGCCGCCGCCCGGGCTGCGCAGGGCGTTGGACGAGCCGGGGGACCCGTTCGCGGTTCTTCGCTAGGTCCTGTCGTCACGTTCCCGTCGGCGCCCGGAGGGCGGCCCTTCGCGTGCCCTGTCTCCTGTGCCCCGTCTCCTATTTCTGCCAGAGCAGGATCGCCGCCGTCCCTCCCCCGCCGATCACGAAGGCCCCCACGACGGTGAGGGTCCAGATCAGCGTGCGGCTACGGGACTTGGGCGGCTCGGCGGGCGGTAGGTGGTGGTGGCCCAGTTCCACGAGCGGAGGCTCGTAGGGGGCCGGGGCCGGGGCGGGGGCCTGCTGCGGGAGCCCGTGGGCCGCCGTCGGGCCGCTGCTCGGCATCGCCGGGATCGGCGGTGCGATCACCGCCGTACGCGCTCCCGTCATCTGCACCAGATAGGGCGCGAGGAAGGCCGCGGCGAAGATCCACAGGAGACCGAAGAGCAGCACCTCGGGGAGGTCGAGGCCCACGTCCACCTGGCCCGCCGCCGAGAACTCGGCGCCGAGGTCGGCCGTGGCCGAGCCGGACGCCTCCATACCGAGGCCGCTGACGCCGGCGAGGAGGAGGAAGAGCCCGAAGAAGACGCCCGCTGCGAGGAGTTGCTCGCCACGGCCCGAGGAACGGCGGGCCGCGAGGACCCCGAAGGCCAGGGCGCAGACCGCACCGAGCGTCAACGCGCCCACGACCGCCCAGGAGTTGACGGCGTCGCCCAGTTCGGAGAGCCCGAACGACTCGCGCTCGTAGCCGCCGTACGGGCCGGACTCCACGAGGCCGTAGTCGCCGGAGGAGTCGTACGACGTGTCGTCCCCGTACCGGGTACGGCCCGCCTCGCCCTGGACGGACACGCCCCAGGAGAGGCCGAGGAGGGTGACGGCGAGGTTGGGCAGGACGAACAGCACGAGGAGGAGCGGGTTCAGGTCCTCCTCCCACTCGGCGTGCCACTCGTCGTTCGCCGCGAGGACGACGAAGGTGACGAGCGAGCAGAGGGCGAGGACGATCGCCATGGCCCGTACGGCCGTTCCCGTCGCCCGGAACAGGATGCGGGGCCCTGGACGGACGGCGAGCCAGGCGGCCAGGTCGTCGCGTTGCAGCAGGCCGGCCGAGACGGCGGCGGTGAGCAGCAGCGCGCCCAGCGCCGCACGCCAGGGGGAGGTCGAGACCTCGACGCGCGCGATGTCGGGCTGCGCGCACAGCCCCAGCACCAGGACGGCGGCCGTCACCAGCAGCGTGACCCGCACGGCCGCTTCGAGCCCGGTGGTACGGCCGCCGACGGCTCCCGCCCCGGGCGCTCCCGCACCGCTGTACGCGGCGCGGGTGGCCAGGCGGGTGCGGAGTTGCCGTACGCCGAGGAAGAGCGCCCCGATGAACAGGACGGTCACGGTGAGCGGCACCAGGGTCAGGGTGAGGGCGCCCTCGGCGGACTCGTAGCCGCCGGAGAAGTCGCCGCCACCGCTCTCGGAGATCTTGAAGCCACCGCCGAGGCCCTGGAGGAGGGCGGCGAGGGCGAGGCCCAGGCGGTCGCCGAAGCCGACGAAGTCGTCCTCGTCCGTGGTGCCCTGGTCGTAGGAGGGGACGGCCAGGGCGAGGGCGGCGGCGAGGAGCAGCCCGACCGGCCAGAGCGCTGCCGCGGCGGAGCCGCCCCAGTCACCCCGCAGGGCGCGGCCGAGGAAGGCGCCGACGGGCGAGGGGCGGGCGGGGACGGGAGCGTACGGGGGAGGTGGCGGCGGCCCGACGGGGGGCGCGCCCGGCGGCGCCGGTGGTGGGGGTGTCGAAGGCGCCGAAACCATCGGGGACGGCGGAGGCGGCGAGACCGTCGGGGAGGCCGGGGGCACCCCGGGTGGCGCGGTCGGGGGGACCGGCACGCGTTCACGGCCGCACGTCATGCAGAAGCGCGCCTCGTCAGGGCCTGGTGTCCCGCAGTGCGGGCAGTAGGACGTCATGGAACCCCCGTCGTCAGATATCACCGGTGCGTACCGGTGCCTCAACGGACGGTAGTTTCTGTTGACCGGTTCCCGTCAACAGGATTCCCCGGCGGACATCCCTCGTGCGGGTGAACTCCCCTCCCCGCGGCCGGACTTCACCCCTGCGCGGTCCCTACGCCTGCGCCTTGAACCCCCGGTGCAGCGCGACGATCCCGCCCGACAGGTTCCGCCACGCGACCTTGTCCCAGCCGGCCTTCCGGAGGCGCTCGGCGAGCCCCGGCTGGTCGGGCCAGGCGCGGATGGACTCGGCGAGGTAGACGTACGCGTCGGGGTTGGACGACACCGCACGGGCGACCGGCGGCAGCGCGCGCATCAGGTACTCGGTGTAGGCGGTGCGCAGCGGCGCCCACGTGGGGTGCGAGAACTCGCAGATCACGACACGGCCGCCGGGCTTCGTCACCCGGTACAGCTCGCGCAGCGCGGTGTCGGTGTCCTGCACGTTGCGCAGGCCGAAGGAGATGGTGACCGCGTCGAAGGTGTCGTCCTTGAACGGCAGCCTGGTGGCGTCGCCGGCGGTGAACGGCAGCCAGGGGGTGCGTTCCTTGCCGACCTGGAGCATGCCGAGGGAGAAGTCGCACGGCACGACGTACGCACCGGTCCGCGCGAAGGGCAGGGAGGAGGTGCCCGTGCCGGCGGCGAGGTCCAGGATCTTCTGCGCGGGGCGGGCGTCGACCGCGCGCGCCACCTCCTTGCGCCAGCGCCGGTCCTGTCCGAGGGACAGCACGTCGTTGGTCAGGTCGTACCGTTTCGCCACTCGGTCGAACATCGAGGCGACTTCGTGCGGCTGCTTGTCCAAGGATGCGCGGGTCACGGGCCCATTGTGGCAGTACGGGCCGGACGCCGGTGCGGCGCCCGGCCCGTGGCGCGTCACGGCAGCAGCTTCGGCTTCTTCTTCGCGGCCACGTCCTCGCCCCACCCGCAGAGCAGGACGAACACACCGATCAGGAGCCGGCCGGCGCCGACCATGAACCACTGGCTCTCCAGCGGCAGGTACTTCTCGAAGGCGGGGACGTTGCGGGTCCGGTCGATCAGCGGGACGGCGAGGATCATGGCGATCTCGTGCCACAGGTAGATCGTCACCGCGCCGGAGTTGAAGATCGTGAGGACGCGGTCGTGCCGCCGGAACCCGGTCAGCCCTGCTCCTCCGTCAAAAGCGGCGGCGCCCCTCAGCGGCGGCGGTGGACCAGGCGCCCCGCGCACACCGTGGCGACGCAGACGTCGGCCTCGTCGAAGACCGCCAGGTCCGCTCGGCCCGATGCGCTGATCGCCATGGGGCGTGGGCGTGGTAGCACCGCCACGTGGTTGCGCTCGGCGGCCGTACGGAGTTCCGGGGTGTTCGCGTGCTGTTCCAGAACCGCGACCGCGCCCCCCTTCAGCACCGCGTGGACACGTTCGCGGGGTGACGGGGCGTCCGGGAGCGGGCCCTCGTGCAGCCGGCCGGGCCCGAGGACGCCGGGCCACTGCCGCACCCGGGCGCCCGGGAACCGTCGGCGCACTTCCTCCGACGGCCCCACGGCATGGACCCGGGTGCCGTCCACCACGACGGCGCCGTCCTTGATCGGCTCCGGGTCGTCCCAGGTGCGCCGTACCTCGTCGGCGGCGTGAATCGTCAGCACGTGGGCCCTAGTTGGCGTTCAGCAGCTTCAGTTCGGGGTGGGCCGTGCCGCCCTCGATCGCCGTGGACGAGATGTGGGACATGACACGCTCGTCGACGGGGTCGTCGGCCGGGTCGTCGTGGACGACGATGTGCTCGTAGGTGGTGGTCCGCTGGGCGGGGACGCGGCCGGCCTTCCTGATCAGGTCGATGATCTCCATGCGGTTGGAGCGGTGCTTGGCCCCCGCGCTGGAGACGACGTTCTCCTCCAGCATGATCGAGCCGAGGTCGTCCGCGCCGTAGTGCAGGGAGAGCTGGCCGACCTCCTTGCCGGTGGTGAGCCAGGAGCCCTGGATGTGGGCGATGTTGTCCATGAAGAGCCGGGCGATGGCGATCATCCGCAGGTACTCGAAGAGAGTGGCCTGCGTACGGCCCTTGAGGTGGTTGTTCTCGGGCTGGTAGGTGTACGGGATGAAGGCCCGGAAGCCGCCCGTCCGGTCCTGTACGTCACGGATCATCCGCAGGTGCTCGATGCGCTCGGCGTTGGTCTCGCCGGTACCCATGAGCATCGTGGACGTGGACTCCACGCCCAGGTTGTGCGCGGCCTCCATGATCTCCAGCCAGCGCTCGCCGGACTCCTTGAGCGGCGCGATGGCCTTGCGGGGCCGGGCCGGGAGCAGTTCGGCGCCGGCCCCGGCGAAGGAGTCGAGACCGGCTGCGTGGATGCGCTGGATGGCCTCCTCGACGCTCACCTTGGAGATCCGGGCCATGTGCTCCACCTCGGACGCGCCGAGGGAGTGGATGACCAGCTGCGGGAAGGCCTTCTTGATCGCGGCGAAGTGCGTCTCGTAGTACTCCACCCCGTAGTCCGGGTGGTGCCCGCCCTGGAACATGATCTGCGTACCGCCCAGCTCGACGGTCTCCGCGCAGCGGCGCAGGATGTCGTCGAGGTCGCGCGTCCAGCCCTTGTCCTTGGCCGTCGGCGGGGCGTAGAACGCGCAGAACTTGCACGCCGTGACGCACACGTTCGTGTAGTTGATGTTCCGCTCGATGATGTACGTCGCGATGTGCTCCGTGCCCGCGTACCGGCGCCGGCGTACGGCGTCGGCCGCGGCGCCGAGCGCGTGCAGCGGGGCGTCGCGGTAGAGGTCGAGTGCCTCCTCCGGCGTGATCCGCCCACCCTCTGCGGCACGGTCGAGAACGGACTGGAGGTCGGCCTTCTCGGTCACCGGGAGCGTCCCTTTCGTAAGGAATCCAGAGAGCGCGCGAGGCGCCTTCGACATAAGGGTGGTGGTGGGAGACGGGTGGGCGGACCAGGCCAGCCTACGCCAGGGGTTCGGATCGGCCGACGTCAGGCCGTCTGCCTGTGGATAACTCCATCGGGCAGGGGATGGGCCTCAGGCGGCGTACGCCTCCAGCAGGAGGCCGACGTACGCTCCCGCGAGCATGAACGGGCCCAGAGCCACCAGTTGTCGGCGTACGGCGCGGCCCCTGGCCAGCGCGACCATGGTGTACGCGCTGCCGATGAGGGCGCCGGCGAACGTGCCGAGGTACAGCGCGCCCCAGCCGTACCAGCCGAGGACGGCACCGAGGCCGAGGGCCAGCTTCACGTCGCCGAAGCCGAGGGCCATGGGCCTGATGAGGAAGAAGAGGAAGTACAGACCGCCGAGGGCGAGGGCGCCGTACAGCGCCGTGCGCCACTGGCCGGCGTGCTCGGGCACGTACGCGACCGCCCCCAGGAGGGTGAGGGCCAGACCCGCGAAGGGGAGGGTCAGGGGGTCCGGGAGGCGTTGGGCGCCGAGATCCACGAGAGTGAGGAGCACGCCGAGGGGGGCGAGGAGCAGCCATACGGCCAGTTCGGGGCGGGTGCCGGTGGTCAGGGCGAGGGCGGCGCAGATCAGGGCGGTGGTGGTGGCGACGGCGGGGGTGCTGGGGCCGTAGGAGCAGGCGGGGGGCCGGGGGCCCGCTGTGGAGCGTGCGCTGCAACGGGCGGGGCCGAGCCAGCCGTTGGCCGGGCCGGCGATGGGGTGGCCTGCGGGGCACTCGTGTTGCCAGGGGTGGTCCTCGTCGACCGTGAAGCGGTAGGCGGGGCGCGGGAGGAGTGTGCCTGTGGCTGCGCCCCAGAGTGCGGCGGCCACGGTCAGTGCGATCAGCCAGGGGTCGAGAGCCACGGGGGCAGCCTATGAGGTGGGGCGCCTGTGGGGTACCGGGACGGTTTCGCCCCCGCCGCCCCTACCCGTCCCTCCCCCAGGGGTTGCGCCCCTTCGACCCCCGTCCGCGGGTCCGGTGGGGGCTGGTCGCGCAGTTCCCCGCGCCCCCCAAAGGGCCAGGGCCGCGCCCCTTGCCTTTTTGATCACAGCGTCCTATTTCACCTTTGCCAGACGAGCCGTCGGGTCGCCCGCGTCCGCGTTGTCCGCGGTGTACTGGAGTTCGTCGCCGACGGGGGTGAGGGTGACCTCGTGGGTGTTGCTGGTGCAGGTCTTGGGGTTGTTCTTCGCGTCGGCGATGCTGGTGACGAGGATGTGGTCCGCGGTGACCTCCTTGAGGACGAACGTGTCGTCGCAGGCCCCGCCCAGCGGGTCGACGGAGCGGAAGGTGCCCAACCGGTCGCCCACGGACCCCTGTTCGAGGGTGACGGTGAAGGTGCCGGCGGGGAGGTTGCCCCCTAGGGCGTAGCCGTCGCCCTCCCAGGTGCCGACGTATTTCTCGGGCAGGTCGCCCGCCAGGTCCTGCGGACCCGAGTCCTCGTTCCCGTCGGTCGGGCCGCTGCTCGCGGACGGGGCCTTTCCGGCCGCGTCGCCCGTCTTGTCGTCGCCGTTCAGCATCCCCAGGCCGAACACGGCGCCCACACCCACCACGGCGAACGCGCCCGCGACCGCCAGGGCGATCGAGCAACTCACCCGTCGGCCTCGCCCGTTCGCCGTGGTCGTGGACGCCGCCGCCACGCTCAGCGACAGCTTGCCCGGTGGTGGGGCCGTGTCCGCCGACGCCGAGTCGGCCC
The DNA window shown above is from Streptomyces akebiae and carries:
- a CDS encoding zinc ribbon domain-containing protein — translated: MTSYCPHCGTPGPDEARFCMTCGRERVPVPPTAPPGVPPASPTVSPPPPSPMVSAPSTPPPPAPPGAPPVGPPPPPPYAPVPARPSPVGAFLGRALRGDWGGSAAAALWPVGLLLAAALALAVPSYDQGTTDEDDFVGFGDRLGLALAALLQGLGGGFKISESGGGDFSGGYESAEGALTLTLVPLTVTVLFIGALFLGVRQLRTRLATRAAYSGAGAPGAGAVGGRTTGLEAAVRVTLLVTAAVLVLGLCAQPDIARVEVSTSPWRAALGALLLTAAVSAGLLQRDDLAAWLAVRPGPRILFRATGTAVRAMAIVLALCSLVTFVVLAANDEWHAEWEEDLNPLLLVLFVLPNLAVTLLGLSWGVSVQGEAGRTRYGDDTSYDSSGDYGLVESGPYGGYERESFGLSELGDAVNSWAVVGALTLGAVCALAFGVLAARRSSGRGEQLLAAGVFFGLFLLLAGVSGLGMEASGSATADLGAEFSAAGQVDVGLDLPEVLLFGLLWIFAAAFLAPYLVQMTGARTAVIAPPIPAMPSSGPTAAHGLPQQAPAPAPAPYEPPLVELGHHHLPPAEPPKSRSRTLIWTLTVVGAFVIGGGGTAAILLWQK
- the mqnC gene encoding cyclic dehypoxanthinyl futalosine synthase; the encoded protein is MTEKADLQSVLDRAAEGGRITPEEALDLYRDAPLHALGAAADAVRRRRYAGTEHIATYIIERNINYTNVCVTACKFCAFYAPPTAKDKGWTRDLDDILRRCAETVELGGTQIMFQGGHHPDYGVEYYETHFAAIKKAFPQLVIHSLGASEVEHMARISKVSVEEAIQRIHAAGLDSFAGAGAELLPARPRKAIAPLKESGERWLEIMEAAHNLGVESTSTMLMGTGETNAERIEHLRMIRDVQDRTGGFRAFIPYTYQPENNHLKGRTQATLFEYLRMIAIARLFMDNIAHIQGSWLTTGKEVGQLSLHYGADDLGSIMLEENVVSSAGAKHRSNRMEIIDLIRKAGRVPAQRTTTYEHIVVHDDPADDPVDERVMSHISSTAIEGGTAHPELKLLNAN
- a CDS encoding demethylmenaquinone methyltransferase — its product is MTRASLDKQPHEVASMFDRVAKRYDLTNDVLSLGQDRRWRKEVARAVDARPAQKILDLAAGTGTSSLPFARTGAYVVPCDFSLGMLQVGKERTPWLPFTAGDATRLPFKDDTFDAVTISFGLRNVQDTDTALRELYRVTKPGGRVVICEFSHPTWAPLRTAYTEYLMRALPPVARAVSSNPDAYVYLAESIRAWPDQPGLAERLRKAGWDKVAWRNLSGGIVALHRGFKAQA
- a CDS encoding imidazolonepropionase-like domain-containing protein, whose translation is MLTIHAADEVRRTWDDPEPIKDGAVVVDGTRVHAVGPSEEVRRRFPGARVRQWPGVLGPGRLHEGPLPDAPSPRERVHAVLKGGAVAVLEQHANTPELRTAAERNHVAVLPRPRPMAISASGRADLAVFDEADVCVATVCAGRLVHRRR
- a CDS encoding prepilin peptidase, with protein sequence MALDPWLIALTVAAALWGAATGTLLPRPAYRFTVDEDHPWQHECPAGHPIAGPANGWLGPARCSARSTAGPRPPACSYGPSTPAVATTTALICAALALTTGTRPELAVWLLLAPLGVLLTLVDLGAQRLPDPLTLPFAGLALTLLGAVAYVPEHAGQWRTALYGALALGGLYFLFFLIRPMALGFGDVKLALGLGAVLGWYGWGALYLGTFAGALIGSAYTMVALARGRAVRRQLVALGPFMLAGAYVGLLLEAYAA